The sequence below is a genomic window from Chloroflexota bacterium.
CCTGCCGAGGCAAGGACTTGAAGCCAAGCGAACCCCTTGTGCACGCGAGTCTTTGTTTCGGCTAGCACACGGGGTTTTTAGTTTCCAGTCAAAACATAGCAAGGAGGTGATCATCTTTGGCTATAACCAAGGCTAAAAAGGAACAACTTGTTGCCGACTACGCCGAAAAACTTGCTCGGTCAAAGGCCATCATTCTGACGGATTACCGTGGCCTGACCATGGCAGAACTGACCGACCTGCGTAGGCAGTTGCGGGGTGTTGGAGCAGAATACCATATCGTCAAAAACCGGCTGGTTAGATTGGCAATGAGTAGGGCGGGTCGGACTGTACCTGAGGATCTGTTGACAGGCCCGATTGGCATTGGCTTTTGCTTTGATGATGCCGTAGCAGTAGCCAAAGCGATTGTCGAGTACGCCCAAAGCGCTCGCACTTTCGAGATCAAAGGGGCTGTAATGGGCGATAGCATCCTCAGCGCCACAGATGTAACCACCCTCGCCACGCTCCCGCCAAAAGAGGCTATACTGGCCCAAGTATTGGCGGCTATCCAATCACCAACCACTGGGCTGCTTGGCGTGTTGGATGCAGCGCTGCGCAACGTGCTCTACGTTTTGCAGGCTCGAGTCGAGCAATTGGGTGGCGTGGCTCATTGAGCCTGATCACAGAGTGTGCGAAAGAAATCTTAGAGGAGGTAACACTTCATGTCCATTGAAAAAATCGTACAGGAGATCGAGAAACTCAGCGTCTTGGAACTCGTCGAATTGAAAAAGGCGCTCGAGGAGCGCTGGGGCGTCACAGCTGCATCCGTCGCCGTAGCCGCAGCCCCAACGACTGGTGCGGTCGCTGCTGGCGAGGCTGCTCCCGCTGCCGTGCAAGAGCAAACTGAATTCGACGTCATACTCAAGGAAATCGGCCCAGAGAAAGTCAAAGTTATCAAGGCCGTCCGCGAGATCACCGGCTTGGGGTTGAAGGAGTCGAAAGACGCAGTGGATGCCGTCGCAAGTGGTCCCAGTGTCATCCGCAAAGGCGTGAGTAAAGACGAAGCGGCGGCGGCGAAAGCCAAGTTGGAAGAAGCCGGCGCTGTAGTTGAGATCAGATAACCAAATAACATCGAAACTTCGTCCTGAAAAAAGTGCTCGCCGCCGGGATGAGGAGTTTAGACTCATAGCCCCACCGTTTTCATGATCGTGGGGCTATGAGTCAATATTCCACTTTTCTGTGTAGGAGTATCTCTCCGGTCTTTTCCACGAGCAAGATCAGCACCAGGAAGATAATATCCACTGTAGCAGTCAAGACGAGGGCATAGTTTAGGTAGTTCGCGGCGGATTGTACCACTCCTCGCCAGACAGGAGGAATCTTTAGCCCACCGCCTGCAAAGTAGAGGATGGCAATTGCGGCTATCAGAAAGATGAGCAACGTCCTCCAAGGGCGCAGATCGGAGTCGCTGGGCAACATCGCATTGCTAATAGCGAAAATGAGGTAGAGCCACACCCACGCATCTGGGGCCAAGATAAGGTTACGCAGGAGCGAGGACACTGCTTCTAAGGTGAGGGGTGTGATCATTCCTGTGGCAAAGCGCCAATGGCCGAGCCCTAAGATCAAGGTGCAACCTACCATTAGTGGCGCTACACCGATGATGCTCTCCCTCACCGGGTCTACGGCCGCTACCCGCACAGATCCGAAACTGATCTTGCCTTTGGATTTGCGTTTCGGGGCGATAGAGAGGTTTCCCGTTCTAACACCCAGCAGGCGAGCCACAGCCCAGTGGCTGACTTCATGTAATACCACACCTGGCAAGAGCACGAGGAAATTGAGCAGCGTGGCTACCTCTCTGTCTCCAGAGAAGAGCAGGCCAAGCCCCTGTAGGTGTGCGTTCAGCCATCTCTTCAAGAACATAAGGGACGCTAAGAGCGAGGCCAGCCAGATCACCGCCGTCCAAGTGCTAAGCACAGTTCCATGGCTCCTCGTTAGTAAGGCAGTCCCTTGGCTCGGGCGGATCGCCGTACGATCTCGACAAAATCATTTGCATCCAGGCTGGCCCCGCCCACCAATGCCCCGTCAATCTCCGGCTGGACCATGAATTCCTCGATGTTGTCCGGCTTGACACTGCCACCATACTGAATACGGATCGCCGACGCCGTTTTCTCGTCGTACAGATCCGCGATGGTGCCCCGGATGACCAGCCCAATGACACGGTTGGCCACTGCGCCAGTAGCGGGCTTCCCCGTTCCGATAGCCCAAATGGGCTCATATGCAATCACCAGCCCGCGCACTTGATCTGCCGACAACCCCATCAGTGCCGCTCGCACTTGACTAGAAACGACCTGTTCTGTCGCGCCGCTTTCATTTTGCTGCAGATTTTCACCAACGCAGATAATGGGCGTAAGGCCATGTGCCAGTGCTGCAACTGCCTTGCGGTGGACGGTTTCATCCGTCTCGGCGAAATATTGGCGGCGTTCGGAGTGGCCAATGATGACGTATTCGCATAGGTCACGGAGCATCAGTGGCGAGATCTCACCAGTGTAAGCGCCCTGTTCTTCCCAGAACATATCCTGCGCACCCAGTTTGATGTCCGTAGCCCGCAGAAGTTCTCGTACTGCGGTGAGGGCAACGAAGGGGGGACAAAGCACGCGCTCGACACTTTTGACTCCGCTCAGGCCGCGCCGCATCTTGCGCACTAAGGCTACGGCTTCCTCCACCGTCTTGTGCATTTTCCAATTGCCAGCGATTATGGGGACGCGCATAGAAGTATTCCTCCGTTCGAGCGTTGTGTAGGGACAACCTGGGATACATCTTACCAGAAGGCGCTGCCTCTGTCAACAACCTAGCGCCTTTTGTCATTCTCTTCGGTGTGTGCTACAATTTTCAATGTCAGTGGACGTGCTGAAGACTGCAGAGGAGGGGTGCCGGAGAGGTTGATCGGGACGGTCTCGAAAACCGTTGTGGGGCTTATGCTTCACCGTGGGTTCGAATCCCACCCCCTCCGCTGGCATACAGTAGCACATACTACGGAGAGGTCGCATAGTTTGGTCGAGTGCGCACGATTGGAAATCGTGTAGGCGATGAGCCTCGCGGGTTCAAATCCCGCCCTCTCCGCCTTTCCTCGATGGCTTGTATTCACCCCCGGGCCCGATTTGCCATTGGGAGTGGATCATATCGCCCTATTGGTCATTCCTCGCGGCAGGTCCACACTCATTCGCAGGATCACCCACTGCAACAAGTGGCGGTTTTGATGCAAGCGCAATTGTAATTTGACCAAATATGGTAGGTTTGCTATAATAATTATGCATTCCTCGGTAGCTCAACGGTAGAGCGGCCGGCTGTTAACCGGTTGGTTGTAGGTTCGAGTCCTGCCCGAGGAGCCAATTTGATCTATTAGCGGGATACGACCAGCCCCTGTGCATACTGAGAACCGAGTGGCTCGCCCAGGGT
It includes:
- a CDS encoding triose-phosphate isomerase, coding for MRVPIIAGNWKMHKTVEEAVALVRKMRRGLSGVKSVERVLCPPFVALTAVRELLRATDIKLGAQDMFWEEQGAYTGEISPLMLRDLCEYVIIGHSERRQYFAETDETVHRKAVAALAHGLTPIICVGENLQQNESGATEQVVSSQVRAALMGLSADQVRGLVIAYEPIWAIGTGKPATGAVANRVIGLVIRGTIADLYDEKTASAIRIQYGGSVKPDNIEEFMVQPEIDGALVGGASLDANDFVEIVRRSARAKGLPY
- the rplL gene encoding 50S ribosomal protein L7/L12 — protein: MSIEKIVQEIEKLSVLELVELKKALEERWGVTAASVAVAAAPTTGAVAAGEAAPAAVQEQTEFDVILKEIGPEKVKVIKAVREITGLGLKESKDAVDAVASGPSVIRKGVSKDEAAAAKAKLEEAGAVVEIR
- a CDS encoding 50S ribosomal protein L10 → MAITKAKKEQLVADYAEKLARSKAIILTDYRGLTMAELTDLRRQLRGVGAEYHIVKNRLVRLAMSRAGRTVPEDLLTGPIGIGFCFDDAVAVAKAIVEYAQSARTFEIKGAVMGDSILSATDVTTLATLPPKEAILAQVLAAIQSPTTGLLGVLDAALRNVLYVLQARVEQLGGVAH